In a genomic window of Epinephelus lanceolatus isolate andai-2023 chromosome 3, ASM4190304v1, whole genome shotgun sequence:
- the ugt8 gene encoding 2-hydroxyacylsphingosine 1-beta-galactosyltransferase: MLLPSSLLLLLGLLTWSPSASWAAKVIVVPPIMFESHLYIFKTLATALHQEGHETHFLISEGRGVPPSPHYHLQRYPGIFNSTTADNFLQSKVSNIFSGRLTFLELFDILDHYSQNCDAVVGSVEVMTRLKEAKFDLLLVDPNEMCGFVIAHILGVQYAVFSTGLWYPAEAGAPAPLSYVPEFNSLLTDHMSLFQRIANTAVYLVQRFGVHYIALPKYDRIMKKHGVKPQVAMADLVQGSRLWMLCTDMALEFPRPTLPHVVYIGGILTKPPNPLPQEFEAWVNDTAEHGFVVVSFGAGVKYLSHDIAHKLAGALARLPQRVVWRFSGVPPSNLGNNTKLVDWMPQNDLLGHANTRAFLSHGGLNSIYEAMYHGVPVVGVPLFGDHYDTMTRVAAKGMGIMLHWKYMTEEDLYTALTSVIKDSRYRQQAHILSNIHKDQPGHPVTRAVYWISYILRHQGANHLRSAVYEVSPYQYFLLDVIFTVGAAVALTIFVLRRLVRLLRGKSGEQSRGVGDTRDDGNMANGHCHSESVANGKHKRNGSLKPEKKMN, from the exons ATGCTACTACCCTCGTCACTACTACTCCTCCTTGGCCTCCTCACCTGGAGTCCCAGTGCATCATGGGCGGCTAAAGTGATCGTGGTCCCACCCATCATGTTTGAATCCCACCTCTACATCTTCAAGACGCTGGCCACGGCTCTGCATCAGGAGGGCCATGAGACCCATTTTCTAATTTCAGAGGGTCGCGGGGTGCCCCCCTCACCTCATTACCATTTACAGCGCTACCCAGGGATCTTTAACAGCACCACAGCTGACAACTTCCTCCAGTCCAAAGTCAGCAACATCTTCTCGGGTCGCCTGACCTTTCTGGAACTGTTTGACATTCTTGACCACTACTCCCAGAACTGTGATGCTGTCGTTGGCAGTGTTGAAGTAATGACCCGCCTCAAGGAGGCCAAGTTTGACTTGCTGCTGGTGGACCCTAATGAGATGTGTGGATTTGTGATCGCTCACATCCTGGGTGTGCAATACGCTGTGTTCAGCACAGGCCTGTGGTACCCTGCAGAGGCGGGCGCCCCAGCCCCACTTTCATATGTACCCGAATTCAACTCGCTGCTGACAGACCACATGTCTTTGTTCCAGAGGATCGCCAACACAGCTGTTTACCTGGTGCAGCGCTTTGGAGTCCATTATATTGCACTACCCAAGTATGACCGGATTATGAAGAAACATGGAGTgaagcctcaagtggccatggCTGACTTGGTGCAGGGCAGCCGGCTGTGGATGCTGTGCACTGACATGGCTCTGGAGTTCCCCAGGCCCACGCTGCCACATGTGGTGTATATCGGAGGCATCCTCACTAAGCCCCCGAACCCACTGCCACAG GAGTTTGAGGCGTGGGTGAATGACACAGCGGAGCATGGCTTTGTGGTGGTGTCGTTTGGAGCTGGGGTCAAGTACCTTTCCCATGACATTGCACACAAACTGGCCGGAGCCCTCGCCAGGCTGCCCCAGCGTGTTGTTTGGAG ATTCTCTGGAGTTCCACCCAGTAACCTTGGCAACAACACCAAGCTTGTTGATTGGATGCCTCAGAATGACTTATTAG GCCACGCCAACACAAGGGCCTTCCTGAGCCACGGTGGCCTGAACAGCATCTACGAGGCCATGTATCACGGGGTGCCGGTGGTAGGTGTTCCTCTCTTTGGAGATCACTATGACACCATGACTCGTGTGGCGGCCAAAGGCATGGGCATCATGCTGCACTGGAAGTACATGACCGAAGAAGACCTCTACACAGCGCTGACCAGTGTCATCAAAGACAGCAG GTATCGCCAGCAAGCACATATCCTCTCCAACATTCACAAAGACCAGCCGGGCCATCCTGTGACCAGGGCCGTCTACTGGATCAGCTACATCCTACGTCATCAAGGTGCCAACCACCTGCGCTCCGCCGTATACGAGGTGTCCCCCTACCAGTACTTCCTGCTGGATGTGATTTTCACTGTAGGGGCTGCCGTAGCTCTGACCATCTTTGTCCTGCGACGGTTGGTACGATTGCTGAGGGGAAAGTCCggggagcagagcagaggagttgGCGACACTAGGGATGATGGTAACATGGCCAATGGACATTGCCATAGCGAGAGTGTGGCCAACGGGAAACACAAACGCAATGGCTCCTTGAAACCTGAAAAGAAGATGAATTAA